The DNA segment GTATAGCCGGGGTAGTGGGGGTACAGCGTTCTGGCGAACCAGGCAGGAATGGGGCCGATATCTGGATCCGCGGCATTGCCACCTTCAATGCCTCCAATGAAGCCCGCCCCCTCATACTCATAGATGGCGTGCCCAGGGACATCAACAGCCTTGACCCGGAAGACCTCCAATCGGTAACCACCTTAAAAGATGCCTCTGCCACGGCAGTATATGGTGTACAGGGCGCTAACGGCGTTATCCTCATCAAAACAAAAAGTGGTAAGGCCGGCAAAACTTCCTTCAACGTAAACTACAATGAGGGGTTCATGACCTTCACCCGCATTCCTGAGCTTACCGATGGCATTACCTACATGAAGCTCACCAATGAGGCCATGATCGCCAGCAACATCCAACCCAAATATTCCCAGGAATACATAGACAAAACCGCTTCCGGCGAAGACCCCTATGTATATCCCAACGTAAACTGGATGGAAGCCCTCTTCGATAAATGGTCACACAACAGGAGGCTCAACGTAAGCGCCCGTGGCGGCTCCGAAAGGGCCAACTATTATGTGTCGCTCGCTTACTATGATGAAAAAGGGTTCCTTAAAACAGATGGCCTGGAAACCTATAACACCGATACCCGCTTCCGGCGCTACAACTTTACCAGCAACCTCAACCTGCAGCTCACCGGCACCACCCGCTTTGAGATGGGTATACAGGGATACATCACCAATGGTAACTATCCCGGTATCAGTTCATCAGATGCGTTCGCGCAGGCTATGCAGATCACACCGGTGCTCTTCCCGGTCATGTACCCCGGTGATTTTGTGCCCGGCCAAAGCTCCAATGGCGATCAGCGTAATCCTTATGCCGACATCACCAAGCGTGGCTTCCAGTCTACCTACGGCAACCAGCTATACACCAATGGCCGCCTCACACAAGAGCTTGGCTTTTGGGTGCCCGGCCTGTCTGTCACTACCATGTATTCCTTCGATACCTATAACTCACAAACCCTCAGCCGTACCAAACGGGAAGACACCTACTATGTAGATCAGGTAAACCCCCGCAAGCCCGATGGCTCGCTCAACCTGTATCAAACGTGGCAGGGCAACAACTCACTGGCCTATAGCAACGGCACCTTTGGCAACCGCCGTTTCTATACAGAAACGGCCGTCAACTATGACCGTGAATTTGGCAACCACCATGTAAGTGGTATGATCCTCTACAACCAAAGCGATGCTTCCACCGCTACTGCCGGCGACCTTGTTTCTTCCATCCCCACACGCTACCGTGGCCTTGCTGGCCGCGCTACCTATTCCTGGGACGACCGCTACTTTGCAGAATTTAACTTCGGTTACAACGGGTCTGAAAACTTTGCCCCCAACAGCCGCTATGGTTTCTTTCCTTCATTCGGTGTGGGCTGGATCGTGTCTGCTGAAAAATTCTTTAAGCCCCTCCGCAATACCGTCCAGTTCCTGAAACTCAGGTTCAGTGATGGCCTCGTGGGCGCGGGCAGCGGTGGTCGCCGCTTCGGCTACCTCACCTTCGTCAATGGCGGTGCTACCGGTTACACCTATGGCACCAACCGCGCCGGACGCGCCGGTGTCGAGATCACCGATTATGGTACAGAGATCACCTGGTCCGAAGCCCACAAAATGGACCTCGGCATAGAATTCAAAACGCTGGGCAGCAGGATATCTGTTATTGTTGACCTCTTCAAAGAACGCAGGGAAGGCGTATTCCTGCAACGCGGAAGCCTTGCCAACTTTGTCGGCCTTACCAACAGGCCCTGGGGCAACCTCGGTATCATTGAGAACAAAGGCATAGATATGACCATAGAAACATCGCCTGTTTACGTAGGCAACCTTTCTGTATCATTCCGTGGCAACCTTACCTACAACAAAGACAAAGTAATAGAGAACGATAATCCTACCCCCAAATATCCCTGGCTGGAACGCCGTGGGCTCAATTACCTCAGCCGCTTTGGTTACATCGCTGAAGGCTTATTCCAGAGTGATGAGGAAATTGCCAAAAGCCCTAAATCCTCCTTCGGCCCTGTACGGAAGGGCGATATCAAATACAAAGACCTGAATGGTGATAATATCATTGATTCTTATGATCAAACCCGCATTGGCCGTGGTGATGTGCCTTCCACTGTATACGGCTTTGGCTTCAACCTGGAGTGGGATAGGAAAATATACCTCAGCACCTTCTTCCAGGGCGTATTGCAGGCCGACCGGTTAATCTCCGGTGATGGCATCGTTCCCTTTTCCAACAGCATCGGCGCCGACAGGAGCAACCTCTATGCCATTGCCACCGATCGCTGGACAGAAGAGAACCCCAATCCCAATGCCTTCTATCCGCGCCTTGGTTATGGCAATGCTGTTAATGCCAACAACATTCAGCCCAGTACCTGGTGGGTAAAAGACATCGCCTTCCTGCGCCTCAAAACAGTGGAGCTGGGTTACAGGCTCAATGTGAGCAAACTGCAGGCCATTGGCATCAAAACTGCCACGCTCTTTGCGCAAGGGGTCAACCTGCTCACCTTTAGCAAATTCAAACTGTGGGACCCAGAGCTCAATACTTCCAACGGTACGGTATATCCCAATGTTATCACCATTTCTGTCGGCTTACAGGCCACATTCTAAAATCACGCGCATTATGAAAAAGAACTATCTGCTGTACATAATACTCTTTGGTGTGGTTACCATTGCTTCCTGTAAAAAAGGTTTCCTGGACCAGGTGCCCGATGACCGCCTTACTACCGATGATATCTTTGAAAGTCAGAATACCACGCTCGACTTCCTGGCCAACGTATACAGCTACATTCCCGATGAGGGCAACCAGCGCTTTGTAACCAGTGGTGGCGCAGGCCCCTGGAGCGCCGCTTCCGATGAAGCCAAATACACCTGGGATTTTGTAGCCAGCAACAACATCAACCTTGGCTCCTGGAATGCCACCACCGGTTTTGTGGCTTCCTTCTGGCAGCGCTACTACCGCGGTATACGCAATGCCTCCTACTTCATGAACCATGTGGCGGAATGCGAAGAATTGGGTCCTCAGCTTATAAAACAACATGGCGCCGAAGCCAGGGCGCTGCGCGCCATCTACTACTTCTACCTTATCCGCATTTATGGCCCCGTACCGCTTACCGGCGAAGACCCTATTTCACCCGATGCCTCCTTCAATGAAGTGCAACTGCCCCGTAACTCCTTTGAAGAATGTGTGAACTACATCGTGGCAGAGTTGGATAAAGCCGCTGCCGACTTGCCGGTAAAAGCCCTGGGTGATAACAAAGGCCGCATTGATCAGGCTACCGCACACCTCTTCAAACAGCAAACCCTGCTGCTGGCTGCCAGCCCTTTATTCAATGGCAATCCTGATTATGCCAACCTGAAAAATGAAGATGGTAAAACACTCATGCCTTTGCAGTATGATCCCAACAAATGGAAACTGGCTGCTGATGCCGCCAAATCATTCATTGATAAATACGTGCCCACCTATTTCAGCCTCTTCACCGATAAAGATGCCACCGGCAAAGTAAGCCCTTACCTGTCTTGCCGTAATGTAATGCTCACCGACTGGAATGACGAGTGGATCTTTGGCCGCCCCTCGGCTTCTATTGGGACCATCCAATATGACAGAACGCCCTACCATGCAGGCTTTGCCAATGAAGCCAAAGGTGGCGGAGGGTTCGGCGTTACACAAAACATGGTCAATGCCTACTTCATGGCCAACGGCGAAAGCCCCTTCAACGAAGATGGCACCATCAATCCCAACTCAGGGTACATAGCCACAGGCTTCAGCAGCTTCAAATCACCTTATGATGTACAGGCCCGTCAAACTTACAACATGTGGGTGAACCGTGAACCGCGGTTCTATGTAGGCGTTACCTACGACAATAGTTTATGGCTCAATACCAATACCGGCAACATCATCACCACTGTACAATACTCCGGTAATTCGGGGGTTAAAAATACCGGCAGCGACCATAGCCCCACCGGGTACATCGGCCGGAAAAACGTAGCCCTGGGCAACTGGGGCAACGGCAACCGCGCATTGGTGCTTGTGCGGCTGGCCAACGTATTCCTCGATTATGCAGAAGCGCTCAATGAATCCGATCCCGGTAATACCCTTGCTTTATACTACCTCAACCTCATCAGGGAAAGAGCGGGTATACCGCAATATGGCGTAGGGGCCGATGCCTTGCCCGTACCTTCCGGACAAGCTGCCATGCGTGAGGCCATACGCAAGGAACGCCGGGTGGAACTGGCCTTCGAGAACGTACGCTACTTCGATACACGCCGCTGGAAAATTGCACAACAGACAGACAAAGGGCCCATCTATGGCCTGAACATCAATGCCGATGGAACAGCCTTCTACAACATAGTGCCTTTTGAAACAAGGGTATTTGAAAAGAAACATTACCTCTTCCCCATTCCACAGGGTGAAATAGATGTAGACAAGAAACTGGTACAAAATACCGGCTGGGAATAAGCATCCCATAACACAGACGGAAAATACAACTTGAATGAAATAAACCCTTCAAACATGAACAGCAGAACAATCAAAATAGCGTGTTATGGAATATTGCTCCTCTTGTCCATGCATGCATCTGCACAGGATATCATTTCTTATGGCGGCACCTTTACCGTTTCACAGGATAACCCCGGTGGACCGGGCGCCAGCGAAGGCTCGCTAAAACTCATTGACAACGACCCCAATTCAAAAATATTTGTAGGGGGTATCACCCTGCCCTGGTACATGCAGTGGCAATGCAACACATCCGCCAGGGCCGCACAATACGTGCTGATTTCCGGTAATGATGCGCCCACCCGCGACCCGAAGAACTGGAAACTGGAAGGATCGGACGATGCCGCTGTTTGGACCCTATTGGATACCCGCACCAACGAAGTATTCAACGCTCGCAATGAGCTCCGCACATTTGATATTCCCACACAGGGTGTGTACAAATACTACCGGCTTACCATCTCAACGCTCAATGGAAGCACCAACTTTCAGCTATCAGAATGGCGCTTGCTGGAAGGATTACCCCCTGCTGCTCCGACTGCTTTGGCCGGACTGGCCACCTCAGGCGCTGAAATACTGCTCACCTGGCAGGATAATGCTCCCAACGAAAGCGGCTTCGAAATAGAACGCTCCTCCAATGGCATTGATTTCACCAAAGTGGCTGCCCTGCCCGCTAACCGCCTCAGCTATGCGGCGACGGGGTTATTGGTAAATACGGCTTATCAGTTTCGGGTAAGGGCCATCAATACCTATGGCAATTCTGCCTACTCAAACACCATCGTTATTTCAACGCTCAACCAAAGCGGCATCCTTTCCGATGTAACAGATGATGGCGGCGTATTGGCTGTTTCAAAAGACAACGACGGTGGCCCCACAGCCAATGAAGGATCGCTCAAGCTCATTGACAACAGCTATGGCACCAAATTCCTCATCTTCGGCGCTATGCCCGCAGAGGGTTATTGGGCGCGCTACCGGGCTCAGAATCCCTGGGTAGTTACCAAATACACCATCACTACCGGCAATGATGCTTCCGGCCGCGATCCAAAAACCTGGAAATTCCAGGCTACCAATGATACACTCGGCCCCTGGACCGACCTCGATACACGCACCGGCGTCACCTTTGCCGCACGTTCTACCGGTTACACCTTTGCTTTTGCCAATACCACCGCCTATACCTACTTCAGGTTCCTGGTTACACAGAACAATGGGGATGGTGGCATCATGGGGCAGATCAGTGAACTGGAAATATGGGGCATGAGTCCCAATGCACCCAAAGTGCCCGCCGACCTCGACGTGACCGCCGTTACTTTCACCACAGCCACCCTGAAGTGGACCGACAACTCCACCAATGAAACAGGTTTTGAAATAGAGAAGTCAGAAGACAGCATCAACTTTGAAGCGGCTGGTACCGTCGCTGCCAATACAAATACCTATGAAGTGCCCAACCTGCTGGGTGGTTTCAAATACTACTTCCGCATACGCGCTGTGAATGCTTCCACCAAAACCATCTGGAGTAAAATAGTAGATACCATTACAGACTATGACCCCAACCTGCCGCTTACACCGCGCAACCTGCAGGGGGCCGCGCTGTCCGAAACATCCATATCCCTCACCTGGGACGACAGGTCGAACAATGAAACGGGTTTTGAAATAGAGCGGTCTGTCAATGGCATCAACTTTACACCACTGGCCAGCGAAGGAGTGGACATAGAAACCTATACCGATAACAACCTCAACCTTGCCTCCCGTTACTACTACCGCGTAAGGGCCATCAATACCTTTGGCAACTCTTATTACAGCAATGTGGTTTCCGTGATCACGCAGGGACAAAACAAACCGCCCACCCTGGATGCTATTACCAACAAGGATATCTGTACTACCGATTCCACCTTCACCTTCGATCTTACAGGTATAACACCGGGTGTGGAAACCTGGCAATTGGTTACCCTCGCGGTGACCAGCTCCGATCCCGCTTTATTTGATGAGCTGTCTGTAACTCCGGTGGTAAATGGAAAAGCGCAGCTTTCCTACAATGCGGCCAAAGGTGGTACGGCTACCATCACCGTAAGGGCGCAGGATAATGGCGCTACCTTCAATGGCGGTAATGATACCTATACCCGCACCTTCACCATCGTGGTGAACCCGCTCGTGGTCAACATTGCTTCCGATAAAGGCGCTGTTATTCCAAGGCTTGAAACGGCTCACCTCACGGCCTCCGGTGCCGATAATTACACCTGGGAAATTACGCATGGTATCATCAATGGGCAGCAAACAGCCACCTTAACCGTTCGCCCCACCATCAATACGCCTTATACCGTGTTGGGCGTGAATGATCGCGGCTGCAAGGATACGGCTACCATCACCATTCAGTTGCAGGGCACTTACAACCTCGATCCTGTGAACGTGATCACCCCCAATGGTGACGGTAAAAATGACCGCTGGGTCATCTGGAACATCAACACCTTCCCCGGCAATGAAGTGCGGGTAATGGACAGGGCCGGTCGTGTGGTATTCACACAGAAGAACTACATGAACGACTGGGAAGGGACCTATAACGGCAAACCACTGCCCGAAGGTGCTTACCTCTACATTATCAAATTAGGCCCCGGTATACCGGCCGCACAAGGCGTATTAACCATCATTCGCAACCGTAAATAACTACCAACATGAAACGTCTATATAACTGCAGGAAAATAGTTGTCATAATAGCACTGCTATTGGCTGGTATAACAGTAGCCAATAAAAGTGCTGCGCAACAGGATCCTTTTGGCGCCAGCTACTTCCTCAATCAATACCTGGCCAATCCGGCCATGGTGGGCGGCGATAACAAAATAAAAGCAGGGGTAGGTTACCGCCGCCAGTGGGCCGGTATTTCCAATAGTCCGTACAGTCTGTATGCTACCGGTGAATACAGCAGCGGTGATAAGATCAACCTGGGCATCAGCTTGTACAATGACAGGGCCGGCATGCTCAATACCAGCATGGCCATGGCCACCTATGCCTACTACCTGCCCGTAACCAGCACTGGCGGGAGGGTACACCTGGGGATTTCGGCAGGCGCCGTCAACAGGCGTATTGATACCAAGAACTTCAATGGCGATCCTGGCGATGTATTGCTGACCGATGGTAACGACTTTCAGTTTGATGGGGGCATCGGGGTAGCCTACACCGATAAGCGCATCACCGTGCAGGCATCCTTCCCCAACATGGTTACCTACTTTAAGAAGGAAAATGAAGACCTGGTGAACAGGCCCACCTTCTTTGCGGCAGCCAGTTATAAATTTGCTTTCAATGATGGAGACTTTACCGTAGAGCCCAAAGCAGCCTTCCGTGGTATGCAGGGCTTTGACAATATCATTGATGCCGGCGCCAACATCACGCTGAAGCAAGTGAATGTGTTTGGTATCTACCACACCTCCAAAAACATCACGGCAGGGGCTGGCCTGAAAATAGCCGACAAACTGGTCATTAATGCCATCTACACTTCTGCCGGCGCCGCCATCCGGGAATACATTGACGGCAACTTTGAAATAGGCCTCAGCTTTTCACTGGGCGGCAAAGAGAAATAAACATCATAATCAGTCATTAAATAAAATTCCCCGCAGAGTCTCCCGAAGAGCTTGCCATGCTTTGCGGGGGGACTCTGCGGAAAACAAAAGAATACATCCTCATGAAAATAAACAACAACCTCATCCTGTGCTTGCTGATATTGCCACTGCTGCTTTCGGCAGCGTGTAAAAAAAGCGGTGGTGGCAATACACCTGCACCGCCATCCAATCCACCGGTGGTGGACCCGCCAGACGCACCCATCAAAGCATGGCAGGAACACTGGTTCGAGCATAAGCAACTCGTAAGCCGGGTATATTATGACACTGTACTGGCCGTTTATTATGACAATGACGTATCAAGGACCATCACCTGGCCCTATACCTTCCTGAAAGACGTATGGCTGTACAGCAACGCCACCTATGGCAAACTCTATGGTACGGATAAAAGGCTCTATGCCATCTTCCATACCGGTAAATATGGCGGCGGTCATCCGGCTTACTACTACGATGCCGGGCACGACAACAAGAACGTCATTGATTGTGGTTCCAATGCCGGCAATGCCTGGATCTCCGGTACGGGCAATGACCTTGACCTCGCTACGCATGAAATAGGTCATATTGTGGAAAGCACCACGCATGGTACAAAGAGTTCACCGGCCTTTACCTTGTGGAAAGACAGCAAGTGGATGGAAATCTACATCTATGATGTGTACAAGGGATTAAAGCGGGAGGCGGACGCTGCCCGCTGGTTCAACATGATGATGACCACCACCGACAACTTCCCGGCGCCCAATACGCAGTGGTTCAAGAACTGGTTCTTCCCCATCTATGATAAACATGGCGGTAGTGCAGTACTCAGCAAATTCTTCAAACTCCTGGCCGATCACTTTCCCAAAAATGGAGATGGCCGTTATACCCGCGACCTGAACTGGGGTGAGTTCATACACTTTTGGAGCGGTGCGGCAGGAACCAGTTTAAAAGCGCAGGCCACGATTGCCTTTGGCTGGCCGGCAGAGTGGGAGGTTCAATTCAACAATGCAAAGACCGCCTTCCCGGGAGTAACGTATTAAAACCTGATTAATAACATCAATCAAACCCATTAAAAGAATGGCAAAAGTGCTGAAATAATTGTATTTACTGGTTGCCTCGATGCCTTTATGCCTTGTTGCCTTTGTGCCTTAATGCCTTTTTCTCTTCAGCAGTTAGTTTTGTTTGTATTAACAATCGTCCTAACCAGGACCAATGCGTTCCTTTCCAGGGACGCATTTTTTTCTATTCTTCAAATCCCTTTTCTTTGCACAACAATTTGCCAGAAGCTGGCGGTTCCATTGTTAATTTTATACTATTATTCATGCTGCCCAAGTACAAGCGCATCCTGTTAAAACTGAGTGGTGAATCATTGATGGGGGATAAAAGCTTCGGCATGGATCCCGTGATACTTGATCAGTATGCCCGCGACATCAAGGAAATTGTAGACCTGGGCGTACAGGTAGCCATCGTAATTGGCGGTGGTAACATCTACCGGGGTATGAATGAAGCAGAGACTGGTATAGAACGCGCGCATGGCGATTATATGGGCATGCTGGCTACCGTAATCAATGGTATGGCCATGCAGGCCATGCTGGAAAAAGTAGGGGTTTATACCCGCCTCCAGAGCGCTATCAAAATGGAGCAGATCGCAGAGCCCTACATCCGCCGCCGCGCCATCCGTCACGTAGAGAAAGGCCGTGTGGTCATCTTCGGGGCAGGCACCGGCAACCCTTACTTTACCACCGATACGGCTGGCTCCCTCAGGGCCATTGAAATAGAAGCAGATGTTATCTTAAAAGGCACCCGGGTAGATGGTATCTATACCGCCGATCCCGAGAAAGATCCCAAAGCCAAAAAATACGAGACCATCACCTTCCAGGAATGCATCTCCAAAAATCTGCGTGTAATGGACATGACAGCATTTACCCTCTGCATGGAGAACAACCTGCCGATCATTGTTTTTGACATGAATACTACCGGAAACCTGCGTAAAGTGGTCTGTGGCGAAAGAGTGGGAACACTGGTAAAATCCTGATAACCAATTTAACAAAATTATTAAAGCCCACAGGCTTGTATATGTGACTTTATCGCACTAATTTAACAGGGTGAAAAAGCGTCCCCAAACCCTCTGACGCTTTCTTCAACTACTTTGCCCCCTTACTATTCAAGTCCCTTGAAAGATGAGGTTTATCCCGGGAAAACCCGTGCGTAAAGGAAATTTTTCCGAACTGCTATGAACTTAGTACACATCTTATTGGCCGCTAAACTGTCCATTGGTCTTGCAGAGATCATTGTTTTCATGTTGGTATCCCTCGCCTTGGGATTTGCCATTCATTTCTACCTCACCCAGAAAAAAATACTCCCTTCCGTTACTCAGGAGCCTTCCGTCCTGGCCGAAGAACCCATTGGCGGATTGGACGAATGGCGCCTGAAATTCTATGAAGAAGTAGACCTGCGCGAACAACTTACCCGTGAACTGGAAGAAACAAAGGAAAAAGAGGAATTACTGGAACTGGAAGTAGAGGAATTGAAGGAGGAAATTACCCGCCTGGAGAAAGAAATACCCGATGAACAGGAAAAGGAAGGGAAAGGAGAAGCGGCACCAGGATCAGATAATAACTACCTGTCGCAATTGCAATATGCGCAGGATAACCTCTTTGCCCATAACCAGCACATTGGCCGGCTGCTCCAGCAGGTGGAAATACTCAAGGAATCAGAGCAGAAATATGCCGAAGTGCAGCAACTCAATGAAATGCTCGGCAGCCAGCTCCGTGATGCCCGCCGTGCATTGGTGGATAAAGAAGCAGAACTCAAACAAGTACGTCAGCAGCAGGTATTGAGCAATGAAGTAAAAGGCCGGCTGGAAAAAGCCTACGAAGAATTTGGTGTCCTCCAGGATCGCCTGCATAAAATAGAAACGGCCACTTCACCACAGAACAAGAACTTTGAATATGAAGAGCTGCAGCAGGCCTACTTCAAAATCACCCGCGAGTTCGATGAACTCAAAATGAAGCAGGTCAACATGCTGGAAGAACACCAGCGCCTGGCCCGCCTCTTGGCCGATACAGAAGACAAGCTGCGCGAATCCAACTTCCAGCGCCAGCAACTGCTCAAAAAAGTCAACTTCCTCGAAGAGTTGAATACCGATCTGCAGCAGGTAGCCGAGCACAATAAAAAGCTGGATATCCAGCTAAAACGCATTGCCGAAATAGAAACGCTCCTCGCCCGCCTCTCCAATGAAAAGGACAGCGATAACAAGGCCTGATCATCTTTCGGGTCAGTATTTTGCTGATTAAAATCAGCTCATCAGCTTCTTTTCATCTGGCTACTATTCCCGTCAGTACCCTAATTTTGCGGTACTAATCTTACATTATAGCCATGTCATCTATTGCAGATATCCGGAAAGATTACAAACTCAAAGCGCTTACAGAACAACAGGCAAAAAAAGATCCTATAGATCAGTTCTCCCAATGGTGGGAGGAAGCTGTCGCGGCCGAAATAGAGGAAGTAAACGCTATGACGCTGGCCACAGCATCATCCACCGGTATTCCGGATGCGCGCATTGTACTCCTGAAAGAATACGATGCCAATGGTTTTGTATTCTTTACCAACTATACCAGCGCCAAAGGGCAGCAAATGGAAGAAAACCCGCATGCAACCCTCGTATTCTTCTGGAAAGAGCTGGAGCGCCAGGTGCGCATCAGTGGCCGGGTGGAAAGAGTGAGCGAAGAAGAGAGTGATCAATACTATAACAGCCGTCCGGAAGGTAGTCGTATCGGCGCCTGGGCATCTCCTCAAAGCCAGGTAATTGAGAGCCGGGAATGGCTCGATCAGCAGGATCAGCAATTCAGGGAACTATTCCGGTCAAAGCCCATCCTGCGGCCCCCGCATTGGGGCGGCTATCGCGTAAAGCCCGTTCGCATAGAATTCTGGCAGGGCCGTTCCAACCGCCTGCACGACAGGTTATATTATACATTAAATCAACAGGGAAGCTGGACCATGGAGCGGCTGGCGCCGTAATGGAGAAGCCGTAAACCGGCTGTAATAGATTGTCCTGTGGCTGGTAGAGCGAAGTTGAGGGGTTGAAAGGTTGAT comes from the Paraflavitalea devenefica genome and includes:
- a CDS encoding coiled-coil domain-containing protein, coding for MNLVHILLAAKLSIGLAEIIVFMLVSLALGFAIHFYLTQKKILPSVTQEPSVLAEEPIGGLDEWRLKFYEEVDLREQLTRELEETKEKEELLELEVEELKEEITRLEKEIPDEQEKEGKGEAAPGSDNNYLSQLQYAQDNLFAHNQHIGRLLQQVEILKESEQKYAEVQQLNEMLGSQLRDARRALVDKEAELKQVRQQQVLSNEVKGRLEKAYEEFGVLQDRLHKIETATSPQNKNFEYEELQQAYFKITREFDELKMKQVNMLEEHQRLARLLADTEDKLRESNFQRQQLLKKVNFLEELNTDLQQVAEHNKKLDIQLKRIAEIETLLARLSNEKDSDNKA
- the pdxH gene encoding pyridoxamine 5'-phosphate oxidase; translated protein: MSSIADIRKDYKLKALTEQQAKKDPIDQFSQWWEEAVAAEIEEVNAMTLATASSTGIPDARIVLLKEYDANGFVFFTNYTSAKGQQMEENPHATLVFFWKELERQVRISGRVERVSEEESDQYYNSRPEGSRIGAWASPQSQVIESREWLDQQDQQFRELFRSKPILRPPHWGGYRVKPVRIEFWQGRSNRLHDRLYYTLNQQGSWTMERLAP